Proteins found in one Solitalea lacus genomic segment:
- a CDS encoding sensor histidine kinase, whose protein sequence is MKSSKALFNKSVWEDNKLNTLFNTQLIGVAFSRHGYLLELNQQFADILGYTRRELVGTYWEEFSAPEYKELTISHYEKLLNKEKSHFTYEKELLQKNGTRIWVEIASQAKFNEDDVFEYYLVLVRNIDSQKKALSELEEQIKIKENLISKLKYQNEQLNEFAYLISHNLRAPVGSMIGLLELNDSGVVDSKEQIDVFSEQFRNLTYSLLDTINTIGTALDIKERSELKKERIRFREIFNAVLVNLLGKVKDFDFDLTTDFELEEIEYSGSYMKSILQNLLSNSLKYRSDERKLIIKLRTYSRDNLEIMEISDNGKGINLERNSRNLFGLHKTFHENKDAKGVGLFLTKKHVEAMGGKIFAESNETFGIKFTLIFNYHENH, encoded by the coding sequence ATGAAGTCATCTAAAGCTCTTTTTAACAAATCGGTCTGGGAAGACAATAAGTTAAATACATTATTTAACACCCAATTAATAGGTGTTGCCTTCTCTCGACATGGCTATTTGCTTGAATTAAATCAACAATTTGCTGATATACTAGGATACACTCGTCGGGAATTGGTGGGTACTTATTGGGAGGAGTTTTCGGCTCCTGAATATAAAGAACTAACAATAAGCCACTATGAAAAATTGCTAAACAAGGAAAAATCCCACTTTACCTATGAAAAAGAGCTATTGCAAAAGAATGGAACAAGAATCTGGGTAGAGATAGCATCACAAGCTAAATTCAATGAAGATGATGTATTTGAATATTACCTAGTCCTGGTTAGAAATATTGACTCCCAGAAAAAAGCACTCTCAGAACTGGAGGAACAGATAAAAATTAAGGAGAACCTGATCTCCAAACTCAAATATCAAAACGAGCAACTAAATGAATTCGCTTATTTAATTTCACATAACTTGCGGGCTCCCGTTGGCAGCATGATCGGATTGCTCGAATTAAATGATTCAGGTGTTGTTGATTCAAAAGAACAAATTGATGTATTTTCAGAACAATTTAGAAATTTAACGTATAGTCTTTTAGATACCATTAATACTATTGGAACAGCACTGGATATAAAAGAAAGATCAGAATTAAAAAAAGAACGGATTCGATTTAGGGAAATTTTCAATGCAGTTTTAGTGAATCTTTTGGGAAAAGTGAAGGATTTTGATTTTGATTTAACCACCGATTTCGAGCTAGAAGAGATTGAATATTCAGGTTCTTACATGAAAAGTATCTTACAAAACTTGCTGTCCAATTCATTAAAATATCGCTCCGATGAACGAAAATTAATAATTAAATTAAGAACTTACTCACGTGATAATCTGGAAATTATGGAGATTTCTGACAATGGAAAAGGGATAAATCTTGAACGTAACTCGAGGAATTTATTTGGTCTTCACAAGACATTTCATGAAAATAAAGATGCCAAAGGAGTAGGGTTATTTCTAACTAAAAAACATGTTGAAGCAATGGGTGGTAAAATATTTGCAGAAAGTAATGAAACTTTCGGAATAAAATTCACGCTCATCTTTAATTACCATGAAAATCATTGA
- a CDS encoding response regulator: MKIIDNLCIIDDDRICQFIIKTYAKARSLAKNTQIFADANTALEYLKNSTDDSGQLPDLIMLDINMPIMDGWSFLDEFQKLSPWINKKIPIFLITSSIQEEDQIKAKQYSDVAGFYIKPINEELIMNIFEKLPN; this comes from the coding sequence ATGAAAATCATTGACAACTTATGCATCATTGACGACGACAGAATTTGCCAATTTATCATAAAAACTTATGCTAAGGCCCGTTCTCTGGCTAAAAACACCCAAATATTCGCTGATGCCAATACAGCCTTAGAATACTTAAAAAATTCTACCGATGACAGCGGGCAACTCCCCGATTTAATTATGCTTGATATTAATATGCCAATAATGGATGGATGGAGTTTTTTAGATGAATTCCAAAAATTAAGCCCTTGGATTAACAAAAAAATCCCAATTTTCCTGATAACATCTTCAATACAAGAAGAAGATCAGATAAAGGCCAAGCAATATTCAGATGTTGCAGGCTTTTACATTAAGCCAATCAATGAAGAACTAATTATGAATATTTTTGAAAAGCTTCCTAATTAA
- the queG gene encoding tRNA epoxyqueuosine(34) reductase QueG, which produces MTLKEKYTQLIKAEAKRLGFLHCGMAKAEFLETEAPRLEAWLSQGKHGEMKYMENYFDMRLDPRKLVEGAKSVISLSLNYFNDTAQTDLEAPKISKYAYGTDYHFVIKDKLKELLHFINENIGEVNGRAFVDSAPIMDKAWAQKAGLGWMGKHSNILSKKRGSFFFLAELVVDLDFEYDHPIADHCGRCTRCIDACPTQAITSSYIVDGSKCISYLTIELKNEIPSEFKGKMDNWMFGCDVCQDVCPWNRFSVTHSEPAFNPHPDLLGLKKNDWLEITDELFKKVFKKSAVKRTKLSGLQRNIDFLTNYQE; this is translated from the coding sequence ATGACATTGAAGGAAAAATATACGCAATTAATAAAAGCTGAGGCGAAACGTTTGGGCTTTTTGCATTGCGGTATGGCCAAGGCCGAATTTCTGGAGACCGAGGCTCCTCGGTTAGAGGCCTGGCTAAGTCAGGGCAAACATGGCGAAATGAAATATATGGAAAACTATTTTGACATGCGACTTGACCCTAGAAAGCTTGTTGAAGGCGCCAAATCGGTCATTTCCCTCTCTCTCAATTATTTTAATGATACGGCACAAACGGATCTTGAAGCTCCTAAAATCTCTAAATATGCATATGGCACTGATTATCATTTTGTAATTAAAGATAAATTGAAAGAGCTACTTCACTTTATAAACGAAAACATAGGGGAAGTAAATGGACGAGCTTTTGTTGACTCAGCGCCTATAATGGATAAAGCTTGGGCTCAAAAAGCCGGCTTAGGCTGGATGGGAAAACACAGTAATATCTTAAGCAAAAAGCGCGGTTCCTTTTTCTTTTTGGCTGAACTCGTTGTTGACCTTGATTTTGAATATGACCATCCTATTGCCGATCATTGTGGGCGGTGTACCCGATGCATTGATGCTTGCCCTACTCAGGCCATAACTTCTTCGTATATTGTAGATGGTAGTAAATGTATTTCATACCTAACAATCGAGCTTAAGAATGAAATTCCTTCTGAATTTAAAGGAAAGATGGATAATTGGATGTTCGGTTGCGATGTTTGCCAAGATGTGTGTCCATGGAACAGATTTTCAGTAACTCACAGTGAACCAGCATTTAATCCTCATCCTGATCTTTTAGGTCTAAAAAAAAATGATTGGCTTGAAATTACTGATGAGCTTTTTAAAAAAGTATTTAAAAAATCAGCAGTAAAACGCACCAAACTTTCAGGTTTACAACGGAATATAGACTTTCTAACCAACTACCAAGAATAA
- a CDS encoding NADH-quinone oxidoreductase subunit B: MEQLINKVESNGVVITKLDDLLNWARLSSLWPVSFGLACCAIEMMGSMAANYDLDRLGVFPRPSPRQADVMIVAGTVTFKMAERIKRLYEQMPEPRYVISMGSCSNCGGPYWEHGYHVVKGVDRIIPVDVYVQGCPPRPEALIGGIIELQKKIRQESILTR; this comes from the coding sequence ATGGAACAATTAATAAATAAGGTTGAAAGTAATGGTGTTGTTATAACCAAGCTCGATGATTTGCTTAATTGGGCTCGTTTGTCTTCGCTATGGCCAGTTAGTTTTGGTTTAGCTTGTTGCGCTATTGAAATGATGGGTTCGATGGCTGCCAATTATGATTTGGATCGCTTAGGGGTTTTTCCCCGTCCCTCTCCACGCCAAGCCGATGTTATGATAGTTGCCGGAACGGTAACTTTTAAAATGGCCGAGCGAATAAAGCGCCTCTATGAACAAATGCCGGAACCACGTTATGTAATTTCAATGGGCTCATGTTCAAATTGTGGCGGGCCCTATTGGGAGCATGGATATCACGTGGTAAAAGGCGTTGACCGCATTATCCCTGTTGATGTATATGTTCAAGGTTGCCCTCCACGTCCGGAAGCATTAATAGGCGGCATTATAGAACTGCAGAAAAAAATTAGACAAGAGAGTATACTAACAAGGTAA